From ANME-2 cluster archaeon, a single genomic window includes:
- a CDS encoding methylmalonyl-CoA mutase family protein produces MMFDEKKLQEIKEHCSKWEDGVLRKTLDSVAESCEEFRTLSGIPVQRLYLPQQKDYMQDLGFPGEYPYIRGVHATGYRGRLWTMRQYAGYGTAKDTNQRYKYLIGQGQTGLSVAFDLPTQLGYDSDHPLADGEVGKVGVAVDSVQDMEILFRGIPLDKVTTSMTINAPTNVLLAMYITVAAKQGVAQEKLRGTVQNDIFKEYVARGNYIFPPEPSIRLVTDIFEYCAQHVPKWNSISISGYHMREAGCTAVQEIAFTLANGAAYVEAALERGLQIDQFAPRLSFFFNSHKDFFEEIAKFRAARRMWARIMRERYGAKNSCSWMLRYHTQTAGCSLTAQQPENNIIRSTLEALAAVLGGTQSLHTNSYDEAYATPTEKAVRVALRTQQIIAHESGVVNTVDPLAGSYFIEWLTDEIEEQAMKYMERIRSMGEGEYPMLTGVIKGIETGFFHKEISDAAYRYQREVESDARIVVGINKFKMEEEKFSKTLRVDEAVQRAQIERLKKLRKKRDGKKVQDALEKLEKAAEGTENLMYPVVKCAGAQATVEEICDVMRLVFGEYKEKTIF; encoded by the coding sequence TTGATGTTTGATGAGAAAAAATTGCAGGAAATAAAGGAGCACTGCAGCAAGTGGGAAGACGGAGTGCTTCGAAAGACTCTCGATAGTGTGGCAGAATCATGCGAGGAGTTCAGGACACTCTCAGGCATACCTGTACAGAGACTCTATCTGCCGCAGCAGAAGGATTATATGCAGGACCTCGGATTTCCGGGAGAATATCCGTACATCAGGGGGGTGCATGCAACAGGATATCGTGGTCGTTTGTGGACGATGCGCCAGTACGCAGGATACGGAACGGCTAAGGACACGAACCAGCGCTACAAGTATTTGATCGGGCAGGGGCAAACAGGGCTTAGCGTTGCGTTTGATCTGCCAACGCAGCTTGGATATGACTCAGATCATCCTCTGGCAGATGGAGAAGTTGGCAAGGTCGGCGTCGCCGTAGATTCTGTACAGGATATGGAAATTCTCTTCAGAGGAATTCCACTGGATAAAGTAACCACTTCCATGACTATCAATGCACCAACTAATGTGCTGCTAGCAATGTACATCACGGTAGCTGCGAAACAAGGTGTAGCGCAGGAAAAACTCAGGGGAACCGTGCAGAACGATATCTTTAAGGAATATGTGGCACGCGGCAACTATATATTTCCTCCAGAGCCATCGATAAGGCTCGTGACTGATATATTTGAGTATTGTGCACAACACGTGCCGAAATGGAATTCCATAAGTATAAGTGGATACCATATGCGTGAGGCAGGTTGCACAGCAGTGCAGGAAATTGCCTTCACGCTTGCAAACGGTGCAGCATATGTGGAGGCGGCTTTGGAAAGAGGGCTGCAGATCGATCAATTCGCACCGAGGCTGAGTTTTTTTTTCAACTCCCATAAGGATTTCTTCGAGGAGATTGCGAAGTTCCGTGCCGCGCGCAGGATGTGGGCAAGAATTATGCGCGAGAGATATGGAGCAAAAAATTCCTGCTCGTGGATGCTTCGCTACCATACCCAGACCGCAGGATGCTCTTTAACGGCACAGCAGCCTGAGAATAATATTATAAGATCGACATTGGAAGCGCTCGCCGCTGTTCTGGGAGGAACGCAGTCGCTCCACACGAATTCGTATGACGAGGCATATGCAACACCAACAGAAAAGGCAGTCCGGGTAGCGCTGCGAACGCAGCAGATCATCGCACATGAAAGCGGCGTTGTGAATACCGTAGACCCGCTTGCAGGCTCGTACTTCATTGAATGGCTTACTGATGAGATAGAGGAGCAGGCGATGAAGTACATGGAACGGATCCGGTCCATGGGAGAGGGAGAGTACCCGATGCTCACAGGCGTGATAAAGGGTATAGAGACAGGATTCTTCCATAAGGAGATCTCCGATGCTGCATATAGGTACCAGCGGGAGGTAGAAAGTGACGCTCGCATCGTTGTCGGGATAAACAAATTCAAGATGGAGGAGGAAAAGTTTTCTAAAACGCTGAGGGTTGATGAAGCAGTACAGCGTGCACAGATAGAAAGGTTGAAAAAGTTACGTAAAAAGAGAGATGGAAAAAAGGTGCAGGATGCACTGGAGAAGCTTGAAAAGGCAGCTGAAGGAACTGAGAATCTGATGTATCCGGTGGTGAAGTGTGCAGGTGCCCAGGCGACAGTCGAGGAGATTTGCGATGTTATGCGTTTAGTGTTTGGTGAATATAAGGAAAAAACCATATTTTAG
- a CDS encoding thiolase domain-containing protein, with protein sequence MRDVAIIGCGMTKFGRLEGKGLMDLLAEASLRAINDAGAGDRDFDAVYVANFAAGELTRQTAIASALVDQLSLLPAAADRVENGPASGGSAVKMGLLAVASGAYDLVLVAGGEKMTHVDTNVITDIVATLSQPDVEYVHGVTLPSLAAMFTRLYMQHHGVTEKHLAMVAAKNHANALKNPYAHLQKAVTIKEIMNSVMIADPLRLYHCCPISDGAAAVVLCPADVAKKYSDAPVRIAGFGQATDTHAVHEREEPTVLKAVQLASKQAFEMAGLRPSDIDVAELHDAFAILEIAQSEDAGFFRKGEGAKALEEGKTALDGELPINPSGGLKARGHPIGATGVAQIIELAWQLRGEAKERQVSGAKRAYCCNFGGFGNNVVVHILERMD encoded by the coding sequence TTGAGAGATGTAGCTATAATCGGATGCGGGATGACAAAGTTTGGGCGGCTCGAAGGTAAAGGGTTAATGGACCTCTTAGCAGAGGCTTCGCTCAGGGCGATCAACGATGCTGGTGCAGGCGATCGTGATTTCGATGCCGTTTACGTCGCAAATTTTGCAGCAGGTGAACTTACCCGCCAGACCGCGATCGCCAGTGCACTTGTGGATCAACTCAGCTTATTGCCGGCAGCAGCTGACCGGGTGGAAAACGGCCCGGCTTCGGGAGGTTCAGCTGTAAAAATGGGTCTTCTCGCCGTTGCATCCGGAGCTTATGACCTGGTGCTGGTGGCCGGAGGAGAGAAAATGACACATGTGGATACCAACGTTATCACTGACATTGTTGCGACACTGAGCCAACCCGATGTGGAGTATGTGCATGGTGTGACCCTGCCTTCGTTAGCTGCAATGTTCACAAGGCTCTACATGCAGCACCACGGCGTTACCGAAAAGCATCTTGCGATGGTGGCAGCAAAAAACCATGCAAATGCCCTCAAAAACCCATACGCCCACCTTCAAAAAGCCGTAACCATCAAGGAGATCATGAACTCGGTGATGATCGCTGACCCGCTGCGGCTCTACCACTGCTGCCCGATAAGCGATGGAGCTGCAGCTGTTGTACTTTGTCCCGCAGACGTAGCAAAAAAATACTCGGATGCGCCCGTGAGAATAGCTGGTTTCGGGCAGGCGACTGATACACATGCCGTACACGAGCGGGAAGAACCAACCGTGCTAAAGGCAGTACAGCTCGCTTCTAAACAGGCATTTGAGATGGCCGGGCTCAGGCCGAGCGATATCGACGTGGCTGAACTCCATGATGCATTTGCGATTCTTGAAATTGCACAGAGCGAGGATGCGGGTTTTTTCAGGAAGGGAGAGGGTGCAAAGGCGCTCGAAGAAGGTAAAACGGCCCTCGATGGTGAGCTGCCGATCAACCCCTCGGGCGGCCTTAAAGCCAGGGGTCACCCGATAGGGGCGACAGGCGTGGCGCAGATCATTGAGCTCGCCTGGCAGCTGAGAGGCGAGGCAAAAGAGCGGCAGGTCAGTGGCGCTAAGCGGGCCTATTGCTGCAACTTCGGCGGATTTGGAAACAATGTCGTTGTGCATATCTTGGAGAGGATGGACTGA
- a CDS encoding cobalamin B12-binding domain-containing protein, whose amino-acid sequence MEKKKIVVLIAKPGLDGHDRGAKVIARALCDAGMEVIYTGLHRTPEQIVEAALQNEVDVVGLSILSGAHMTLCPKIMELLKKRGVDVIVIAGGIIPQEDIPELKKLGIAEIFTPGATMESTVKFIREKLNA is encoded by the coding sequence ATGGAGAAAAAAAAGATTGTTGTGTTGATAGCAAAACCAGGGTTGGACGGACATGACAGGGGGGCGAAGGTTATTGCGAGAGCGCTATGTGATGCCGGGATGGAGGTTATTTATACTGGTTTGCACCGGACGCCGGAGCAGATAGTGGAGGCAGCGCTGCAGAATGAAGTGGATGTAGTAGGACTGAGTATCCTCTCGGGAGCACACATGACACTCTGTCCGAAAATAATGGAACTGCTCAAGAAGAGGGGTGTAGATGTCATTGTCATTGCCGGAGGAATAATCCCGCAGGAGGATATCCCTGAGTTGAAGAAACTGGGTATAGCGGAAATATTCACTCCCGGAGCCACTATGGAGAGTACGGTGAAGTTCATAAGGGAAAAACTGAATGCCTGA
- a CDS encoding DMT family transporter: MIGIGEISAILAALFWSISAVLYKIGLKDVKPFPAVLVRTAAAMGFMFMLNILLYGYDLTVPLMAFFFLSLGGLLRLLLGGYLYFKGLEYASVSRVQPLKFTFPLFTIVLSGLILKETIGPGVVMGTILIVSGILVLSREKASGSEKDPKKAILFTLVSAICSAFSVIASRTGLYYVEPLWGTFLSLPISVMTMYVLFSLDKGPVAAFKLDRRSSAVIGLGGIFGMGLGSYMFFVSLTNIGTAQATSLASITPLFSSILAVKFLGEKVTSRLLSGILIIIAGMWLVI; this comes from the coding sequence ATGATAGGTATCGGGGAAATATCGGCAATCTTGGCCGCACTTTTCTGGTCAATATCTGCGGTGCTGTACAAGATCGGCCTGAAGGATGTGAAGCCCTTCCCGGCGGTACTGGTACGTACAGCCGCAGCAATGGGCTTCATGTTCATGCTGAATATATTGCTCTATGGTTATGATCTTACGGTGCCGTTAATGGCTTTTTTCTTTCTTTCTCTGGGTGGGCTGTTGAGGCTCCTTCTGGGGGGATACCTGTATTTCAAGGGACTGGAATATGCCTCTGTGTCCAGGGTCCAACCCCTGAAATTCACCTTTCCACTCTTCACCATTGTGCTAAGCGGATTGATACTGAAAGAGACCATTGGTCCAGGGGTGGTGATGGGAACCATCCTCATTGTCTCAGGTATATTGGTACTGAGCAGGGAGAAAGCATCGGGCAGTGAAAAAGACCCGAAGAAGGCCATTCTGTTCACTCTTGTGTCTGCAATTTGCTCTGCTTTTTCCGTAATCGCAAGCAGGACTGGTCTTTATTATGTGGAACCTTTATGGGGGACTTTCCTTAGCCTGCCCATTTCTGTGATGACCATGTATGTGCTCTTTTCGCTGGACAAGGGACCTGTTGCTGCCTTCAAGCTGGATAGGCGGTCTTCGGCCGTGATTGGCCTGGGCGGGATATTTGGTATGGGACTGGGGAGTTACATGTTCTTTGTAAGTCTTACCAATATCGGCACGGCCCAAGCCACCTCATTGGCCTCGATCACACCCTTATTCTCCAGCATTCTGGCAGTGAAGTTCCTGGGTGAGAAGGTGACATCCCGGCTTTTATCAGGAATACTCATCATAATTGCAGGGATGTGGCTGGTCATTTAA
- a CDS encoding tetratricopeptide repeat protein has translation MELTSAHLSKLDEMSTLLSISDDLTIAFVRCNEPVLRHALDNEIRQQVENEVFIYDIRMDINSTSLIQNLRDAVQSDLYNAQKKENKKIAFFVFGLDDAIEKKNPDGGSEALLLLNMMREEFLDINHTIILWINSASLSLILKEAQDFFSWRTTVFEFELEKKELIKMVADFGETDLQFLDKEELEERQDYYTRLLKEFKEKGFEDASKFSDWNYNLGIIKLLMGYADEALKYFEESLRFSEKSGDKTKTSNIFGVFGMAYSHLGQVEKAIEYYEMALVISREIGDKQGEGTHLENLGLAYSHLGQVEKTIEFYEKALVIAEEIGGRRGKGVRFGDLGNTYSSQGKMEKAIENYEKALVVSRDIGDRRGEGAHLGNLGNAYFNLGQIEKAVEYHEKGIVITREIGDRRNEGAHLVNLGLAYRNLGQVKKAIECYEKALDIGKEIMDPRIINFCEKNLKSIKS, from the coding sequence ATGGAATTAACATCCGCCCATCTTTCCAAACTGGATGAGATGAGCACCCTTCTTTCCATTTCTGATGACCTGACTATTGCTTTTGTGCGCTGTAACGAACCGGTATTACGCCATGCCCTTGATAACGAGATCAGGCAACAGGTGGAAAATGAGGTTTTTATCTACGACATCCGGATGGATATTAATTCCACAAGTCTTATACAAAATTTGCGAGATGCAGTGCAATCGGATCTGTATAATGCTCAAAAAAAAGAGAATAAAAAAATCGCATTTTTCGTATTCGGCCTTGACGATGCAATTGAAAAGAAAAACCCGGATGGTGGATCTGAGGCGCTTTTGCTGCTTAATATGATGCGTGAGGAGTTCCTGGATATCAATCATACTATAATCCTCTGGATCAACAGTGCATCGTTATCCCTGATCCTCAAAGAAGCCCAGGACTTTTTTTCCTGGCGTACGACCGTGTTTGAGTTTGAACTGGAGAAGAAAGAGCTAATCAAAATGGTTGCTGATTTTGGAGAAACTGATCTGCAATTTTTAGATAAAGAAGAACTTGAAGAGCGCCAGGACTATTACACCAGATTATTGAAAGAATTCAAAGAAAAAGGATTCGAGGATGCTTCCAAGTTTAGTGATTGGAATTACAATCTGGGAATTATCAAATTGCTTATGGGATATGCGGATGAAGCACTGAAATATTTTGAAGAATCCCTAAGATTTTCAGAAAAATCAGGAGATAAAACGAAAACAAGCAATATTTTTGGTGTATTTGGCATGGCTTACAGCCATCTCGGGCAGGTAGAAAAGGCCATCGAGTACTATGAAATGGCGCTGGTGATCTCAAGGGAGATCGGGGATAAGCAAGGAGAAGGAACTCACCTTGAAAATCTTGGGTTGGCATACAGCCATCTGGGGCAGGTAGAAAAAACAATTGAATTCTATGAAAAAGCGCTTGTCATTGCAGAGGAAATTGGGGGTCGGCGCGGAAAAGGGGTTCGCTTTGGAGACCTGGGGAATACATACAGCTCTCAGGGGAAGATGGAGAAGGCCATCGAAAACTATGAAAAAGCGCTGGTGGTCTCAAGGGATATTGGGGATCGGCGAGGGGAAGGAGCGCACCTGGGAAACCTGGGAAATGCATACTTCAATCTGGGGCAGATAGAAAAAGCAGTCGAATATCATGAAAAGGGGATTGTCATCACAAGGGAAATAGGGGACCGGCGCAATGAAGGAGCACACCTGGTAAACCTGGGCTTGGCATACAGAAATCTGGGGCAGGTAAAAAAGGCAATCGAATGCTATGAAAAGGCGCTGGACATTGGAAAGGAGATAATGGACCCAAGAATAATCAACTTTTGCGAAAAGAATCTCAAATCAATTAAATCCTGA